In Haladaptatus paucihalophilus DX253, the following proteins share a genomic window:
- a CDS encoding MOSC domain-containing protein, whose amino-acid sequence MDMAQITDLFITGTGSEPMQSVTEVHAVADRGLRGDRYFNGTGYYSPYDVCQVTLIANEAIDAIDREFGFDLTAGEHRRNVVTEGIDVHDLLKHRFRVGDALLEGTRPRPPCAHVEQLNEQEGVARALKDGRGGICADVVESGRIGVGDSISDIEAMDKTASIIERLRSK is encoded by the coding sequence ATGGATATGGCACAGATTACGGACCTCTTCATCACAGGGACCGGGTCCGAACCGATGCAGTCGGTCACGGAGGTACACGCGGTCGCCGACAGGGGACTCCGGGGCGACCGATATTTCAACGGAACGGGCTACTATTCCCCGTACGACGTCTGTCAGGTCACGTTGATAGCGAACGAAGCGATCGACGCAATCGACCGGGAGTTCGGCTTCGACCTGACGGCTGGCGAGCATCGACGCAACGTCGTCACGGAGGGCATCGACGTGCACGACCTCCTGAAACACCGCTTTCGAGTCGGTGACGCGCTGTTGGAGGGGACGAGACCGCGGCCGCCCTGTGCGCACGTTGAACAACTCAACGAACAGGAGGGCGTCGCCCGAGCGCTCAAAGACGGCCGCGGCGGGATATGTGCGGATGTAGTCGAATCCGGTCGGATCGGCGTCGGCGATTCGATTTCCGACATCGAGGCGATGGACAAGACGGCGAGCATCATCGAGCGACTCCGGTCGAAGTAG
- a CDS encoding amidohydrolase, whose product MARATVYEDVESERERLTSMAQRIWETPELGLQEEESAQVLIDRLMEEEFDVEVGLGGMPTAFKASYGSGDPTVGILGEYDALPDLSQKVTAEHDPVEQGGPGHGCGHNLFGVAGVGGAIGVKRAIERGDIDGTIEFYGCPAEETLVGKVFMARDGVFDGLDAAITWHPSTLSTPTLDRSLALDSIQFTFDGVSAHAAAAPESGRSALDAVELLNTGVEYMREHISEKARVHYVITDGGDAPNVVPAKATVWYYVRAPTRSEVEQISDWLTDIADGAATMTQTDVNRRFITGCWDFLPNRTVTDVIWETMQEVGEVGYSDDDRTFAGKLKETVSDERIEASLEDVPEEYAAEIRDANLYDVPVPPHAEGDVGGGSTDVGDVSWITPTGQFRAATWAVGTPGHTWQATAANGDFGKQGAVYAAKVLGGTAYTLIENPSIVAEANEEFDAETGEQSYETPLPPETEPPFDNTAP is encoded by the coding sequence ATGGCGAGAGCGACCGTGTACGAAGACGTCGAGAGCGAGCGGGAACGACTGACATCGATGGCTCAGCGCATCTGGGAGACGCCCGAACTCGGCCTGCAGGAAGAGGAATCCGCGCAGGTGCTCATCGACCGGTTGATGGAGGAAGAGTTCGACGTGGAGGTCGGACTCGGCGGAATGCCGACGGCGTTCAAGGCTTCGTACGGAAGCGGCGACCCGACGGTCGGGATTCTCGGGGAGTACGACGCGCTCCCGGACCTCTCCCAGAAGGTAACGGCGGAACACGACCCCGTTGAACAAGGTGGGCCGGGTCACGGCTGTGGTCACAACCTCTTCGGCGTCGCCGGAGTCGGCGGGGCTATCGGGGTGAAGCGTGCCATCGAACGCGGCGATATCGACGGAACCATCGAATTCTACGGCTGTCCGGCGGAGGAGACGCTCGTCGGGAAGGTCTTCATGGCCCGCGATGGCGTGTTCGACGGCCTCGATGCGGCCATCACGTGGCATCCATCGACCCTCAGTACGCCCACGCTCGACCGGTCGCTCGCGCTGGACTCGATCCAGTTCACGTTCGACGGCGTTTCCGCACACGCGGCGGCGGCACCGGAATCCGGGCGCAGTGCGCTCGACGCCGTTGAACTCCTCAACACGGGCGTCGAATACATGCGGGAACACATCTCCGAGAAAGCCCGCGTCCACTACGTCATCACGGACGGCGGCGACGCCCCCAACGTGGTCCCCGCGAAAGCCACCGTGTGGTACTACGTCCGTGCACCCACGCGCTCCGAAGTCGAACAAATCAGCGACTGGCTGACGGACATCGCCGACGGCGCGGCCACGATGACGCAAACGGACGTGAACCGCCGGTTCATCACCGGCTGCTGGGACTTCCTTCCCAACCGTACCGTCACCGACGTCATCTGGGAGACCATGCAGGAAGTCGGCGAGGTCGGGTACTCCGACGACGACAGAACGTTCGCGGGCAAACTCAAGGAGACCGTCTCCGACGAACGGATCGAGGCGAGTCTCGAAGACGTGCCCGAGGAGTACGCGGCGGAGATACGCGACGCGAACCTCTACGACGTCCCGGTTCCACCGCACGCGGAGGGTGACGTCGGCGGCGGTTCGACCGACGTGGGTGACGTGAGTTGGATCACGCCGACGGGTCAGTTCCGAGCGGCGACGTGGGCGGTCGGAACGCCGGGCCACACGTGGCAGGCGACCGCGGCGAACGGCGATTTCGGGAAACAGGGGGCCGTCTACGCCGCGAAAGTGCTCGGCGGAACCGCGTACACGCTCATCGAGAATCCGTCCATCGTCGCGGAAGCGAACGAGGAGTTCGACGCGGAAACCGGTGAACAGAGCTACGAGACGCCGCTTCCGCCGGAAACCGAGCCGCCGTTCGATAACACCGCGCCGTGA
- a CDS encoding DUF1641 domain-containing protein: MSDTQTQEAVTERDSEDLDALVDKIDDNAEDLIALLDALDATQGLAEELVPELTDVARDNREPIRDLRVAFEREETLVLLQKVGHNSEQLVELLDVLEVSAGLTEDLVPELVTVVRENRATIERLRAAFEKEETIVLLERLGENADALVELLELLDVTRGLADDLVPELTDVARNNREPIADLRLAVEGFTDARRERETPDMYELGRNMEGLVALTETAAQPEVVNSLDAGLSAFTDETKPKKLGLFGLLAALRDDDVRQALGTLVEAARRMGRANDDR; this comes from the coding sequence ATGAGTGATACACAGACCCAGGAAGCGGTTACCGAACGCGACTCGGAGGACCTCGACGCGCTCGTGGACAAAATCGACGACAACGCCGAGGACCTCATCGCGTTGCTCGACGCCCTCGACGCGACGCAGGGCCTCGCGGAGGAACTCGTCCCCGAACTGACGGACGTCGCCCGCGACAACCGCGAACCCATCCGCGACCTTCGCGTGGCGTTCGAGCGCGAAGAGACGCTCGTCCTGCTCCAGAAGGTCGGGCACAATTCGGAACAGTTGGTCGAACTGCTGGACGTGCTCGAAGTCAGCGCCGGGCTGACCGAGGACCTCGTGCCGGAACTCGTCACGGTCGTCCGCGAGAACCGTGCGACTATCGAGCGACTGCGAGCGGCGTTCGAGAAGGAAGAAACAATCGTCCTCCTCGAACGACTCGGCGAGAACGCCGACGCGCTCGTCGAACTCCTCGAACTCCTCGACGTGACGCGCGGGCTGGCCGACGACCTCGTTCCCGAACTCACGGACGTCGCACGGAACAACCGCGAACCCATCGCGGACTTGCGGCTTGCCGTCGAAGGATTCACGGACGCCCGCCGGGAGCGCGAGACGCCGGACATGTACGAACTGGGGAGGAACATGGAGGGCTTGGTCGCGCTGACCGAGACGGCCGCCCAACCCGAGGTCGTGAACTCGCTCGACGCCGGATTGAGCGCGTTCACGGACGAGACGAAGCCGAAGAAACTCGGCCTGTTCGGCCTGCTCGCGGCGTTACGCGACGACGACGTTCGACAGGCGCTCGGAACCCTCGTCGAAGCGGCGCGACGGATGGGGAGAGCGAACGACGACCGCTGA
- a CDS encoding DUF2270 domain-containing protein, translating to MGDREDEEFDPEQRHAREVATKAAEERSDFLSLIPHYYRGEVSQMSTRLDRLDLTIDWAIAVIVAMLALSFESTDSPPYFLLIGMFAMVMFLLFDVRRYRTYDATRSRVRMIEENIFANAFDPEGAVHRDWREKIGADLRKPTVKVSLREAMSRRLKRIYFPLLTVLLVAWLFRITVFVPNESPLATAAVPGIPGVVVIGGVFLFYLLTAVVTFWPTTREAKGEFHGEEAGDWKAEK from the coding sequence ATGGGGGACCGCGAAGACGAGGAGTTCGACCCGGAGCAACGCCACGCCCGTGAGGTGGCGACGAAGGCGGCAGAGGAGCGTTCCGATTTCCTCTCGTTGATACCCCACTACTACCGGGGCGAAGTCTCACAGATGTCCACTCGGTTGGACCGCTTGGACCTCACTATCGACTGGGCGATTGCCGTTATCGTAGCGATGCTCGCACTTTCGTTCGAAAGTACGGATAGTCCGCCCTATTTCCTGCTGATCGGGATGTTTGCGATGGTCATGTTCCTGCTGTTCGACGTTCGGCGGTATCGCACGTACGATGCGACCCGCTCGCGTGTGCGGATGATCGAAGAGAACATCTTCGCCAACGCGTTCGACCCGGAGGGCGCGGTCCACCGTGACTGGCGAGAAAAGATCGGCGCGGACCTTCGGAAACCGACGGTGAAAGTGTCGCTACGGGAAGCGATGTCACGTCGATTGAAACGGATCTACTTTCCGTTGCTCACGGTTCTCCTCGTGGCGTGGCTCTTCCGCATTACCGTCTTCGTCCCGAACGAGAGTCCGCTCGCGACCGCTGCCGTCCCGGGAATTCCCGGTGTCGTCGTCATCGGCGGTGTCTTTCTCTTCTATTTGCTAACGGCAGTCGTGACGTTCTGGCCGACCACGCGCGAAGCAAAGGGTGAGTTCCACGGCGAAGAGGCCGGTGACTGGAAAGCGGAAAAATGA
- a CDS encoding tRNA-binding protein, whose translation MTDSPFDATIRVAEVREAKAFPEAEKPEMVKLRLDVGDESLQSAAQLGYHHDVDDLVGTQVLCATNLGSVRIAGFESEALTVGVPGDDGNPVLVTPEKSVPPGGTLY comes from the coding sequence ATGACCGACAGTCCGTTCGACGCGACCATTCGCGTGGCCGAGGTGCGAGAGGCAAAAGCGTTCCCCGAAGCGGAGAAGCCCGAGATGGTCAAACTCCGGTTGGATGTGGGCGACGAATCGCTTCAATCGGCCGCACAGTTGGGGTATCACCACGATGTCGACGACCTCGTAGGGACGCAGGTGCTCTGTGCGACGAACTTGGGGTCGGTTCGGATCGCTGGGTTCGAATCGGAGGCGCTGACCGTCGGCGTCCCGGGCGACGACGGGAATCCGGTCCTCGTCACGCCCGAAAAATCGGTTCCTCCCGGGGGAACGCTCTACTGA
- a CDS encoding NAD(P)/FAD-dependent oxidoreductase: MVKIVVLGAGTGGAMTANLLRRKLGTDADITVVDKSTKHMYQPSFYLIPFGYLDAEEQARDVRELFDNGIEFVQDEVTGVDPDEKVVECAEDDIEYDYLVVATGHRLAPEATPGLLEGWEETDSVYPFYHYEAAMAMREAFEDFDGGTFVVTQPNTPIKCPGAPLKMTMLAEDFARRKGIRDETEFIMTRNADHHFGVQPYRDKLYQLWDDRDIQFEANFSVEAIDPDEQVVRAADGREIEYDLLAPVTPQYGQTAITEGSPLTEGSENGEYVTIDERTLQHTEYDDVFALGDCENAPHSKTAAAARKEAHVVADNLEALIEGRTPHAKYSGYAACPLLTKKGKAMMAEFDYEESISAPVESKMNWILDVNVLPSVYWNLWLHGYDPLP; this comes from the coding sequence ATGGTAAAGATAGTCGTTCTCGGTGCGGGTACGGGCGGTGCCATGACAGCGAACCTCCTTCGACGGAAATTGGGCACTGACGCCGATATCACGGTGGTCGATAAGAGCACGAAGCACATGTACCAGCCGTCGTTCTACCTCATCCCCTTCGGCTATCTCGACGCCGAAGAGCAGGCTCGGGACGTCCGCGAACTCTTCGACAACGGCATCGAGTTCGTGCAGGACGAGGTGACCGGCGTCGACCCCGACGAGAAGGTCGTCGAGTGCGCCGAGGACGACATCGAGTACGATTATCTCGTCGTCGCCACCGGTCATCGACTCGCACCCGAAGCGACCCCCGGACTGCTCGAAGGGTGGGAGGAAACCGATTCCGTCTATCCGTTCTATCACTACGAGGCGGCGATGGCGATGCGGGAGGCGTTCGAGGACTTCGACGGCGGAACGTTCGTCGTCACCCAACCGAACACGCCCATCAAATGTCCCGGCGCGCCGCTGAAGATGACGATGCTCGCCGAGGATTTCGCTCGGCGCAAGGGAATCCGCGACGAGACGGAGTTCATCATGACCCGGAACGCCGACCACCACTTCGGCGTCCAGCCCTACCGGGACAAACTCTACCAGTTGTGGGACGACCGCGACATACAGTTCGAAGCGAACTTCTCCGTCGAAGCAATCGACCCCGACGAGCAGGTCGTCCGCGCCGCCGACGGCCGGGAGATAGAGTACGACCTCCTCGCCCCGGTGACGCCCCAGTACGGCCAGACGGCCATCACCGAAGGCTCGCCCCTGACCGAGGGCAGCGAGAACGGCGAGTACGTGACGATAGACGAGCGCACGCTGCAGCACACGGAGTACGACGACGTGTTCGCATTGGGCGACTGTGAGAACGCGCCCCACTCGAAGACCGCGGCGGCCGCCCGCAAAGAAGCGCACGTCGTCGCCGACAACCTCGAAGCCCTCATCGAGGGACGGACGCCGCACGCGAAGTACTCCGGCTACGCCGCCTGTCCGCTCCTCACGAAGAAGGGGAAGGCGATGATGGCGGAGTTCGACTACGAGGAGAGCATCTCCGCGCCCGTCGAGAGCAAGATGAACTGGATTTTGGACGTCAACGTGCTGCCGTCGGTGTACTGGAACCTCTGGCTGCACGGTTACGACCCGCTCCCGTAG
- a CDS encoding rhodanese-like domain-containing protein: MSDSDSIREKLDGLPPSSKFIYKTLERNGRMTQKALIEETMLSARTTRYGIKQLDDAGLLESSPALRDARQTCYGLALDGPDQRGYAKDVLVAAEWLAERLDEVRSDDPSLRLIEADTGDAYEDGHIPGAIKFGWLTHLTAENGRGVPEKGTFEESLGRHGITDESTVVLYGGESNWFAAYAYWLFKYFGHDDLYLLDGGRDYWVEAGYPTTTEIPSVTEREYDASGPFDHLRATRNDVERALAGDVTLLDVRSSEEFVGDVRAPPDGEGMPATMVGGHIPDSVHVPWSNIFDDDGWFKRRDELRAIYEAEGVATDDDVIVYCHVGERSALTWFVLSELLGYETVRNYDGSWSEWGNLVDAPIETE, from the coding sequence ATGTCTGATTCGGACTCGATACGTGAGAAACTCGATGGGCTCCCCCCCAGTTCTAAGTTCATCTACAAGACGCTCGAACGGAACGGTCGAATGACTCAAAAGGCTCTCATCGAGGAGACGATGCTGTCGGCCCGAACGACGCGCTACGGTATCAAACAGCTCGACGACGCCGGGTTGCTCGAATCGTCACCGGCGCTCCGCGACGCCCGACAGACCTGTTACGGGCTGGCGTTGGACGGGCCGGACCAGCGTGGCTACGCGAAGGACGTCCTCGTCGCGGCGGAGTGGCTCGCCGAACGCTTGGACGAGGTTCGAAGCGACGACCCGTCGCTTCGCCTGATAGAGGCTGACACGGGCGACGCCTACGAGGACGGTCACATTCCCGGTGCGATCAAATTCGGCTGGTTGACGCATCTGACGGCGGAAAACGGCCGCGGCGTTCCGGAGAAAGGGACGTTCGAGGAGTCGCTCGGTCGGCACGGCATCACCGACGAAAGCACCGTCGTCCTCTACGGCGGCGAGTCGAACTGGTTCGCCGCCTACGCCTACTGGCTGTTCAAATATTTCGGCCACGACGACCTCTATCTCCTCGACGGCGGTCGTGACTACTGGGTCGAGGCGGGCTATCCTACGACGACCGAGATTCCGTCGGTTACGGAGCGCGAGTACGACGCGAGCGGTCCGTTCGACCACCTCCGAGCGACTCGTAACGACGTCGAACGGGCGCTCGCGGGGGACGTGACGCTGCTCGACGTGCGGAGTTCCGAGGAGTTCGTCGGCGACGTCCGAGCACCGCCGGACGGCGAGGGGATGCCCGCGACGATGGTGGGCGGTCACATCCCCGATTCCGTCCACGTTCCGTGGTCGAACATCTTCGACGACGACGGTTGGTTCAAGCGCCGCGACGAACTCCGGGCCATTTACGAGGCGGAAGGGGTGGCGACCGACGACGACGTTATCGTCTACTGCCACGTCGGCGAGCGCTCCGCCCTGACGTGGTTCGTCCTCTCCGAACTCCTCGGCTACGAGACCGTGCGAAACTACGACGGGTCGTGGAGCGAATGGGGAAACCTCGTGGACGCGCCGATAGAGACGGAGTGA
- a CDS encoding amino acid permease: MVEHTRTLGFKVAFALGLGTMIAAGIFSLSGTAVAAVGSSAIISFVIAAVIASITAYTYSEFASIYSENGGGYLFSSRTFEEDRLLFAIGSSLFLGYCATTAFYLATMGEWFHQFIIPHGIPIPHGGIAVLTAILLGYLNSKGTEESGTFQVLVTSAKVAVLVVFVGGAFGSAGPAEAIGTFTTGFQNDVGGIVSVAAVAFITFFGFSAIAASAGEIIEPRKTVPKAIAASILTVTVLYIFVIVAMVNSPIPAEVVARQGETAMGKVAAAFLGSFGKWLIVAGAIFSMVSASNASILAASGIGSLMGKQGQAPRRFSRIHPTYATPFWSVITTTGVISALIVAFITLFPSEGGVGPLHLGLNALTGFANLNLLAPLAVVNVALIASRRRFPDLERPIRVPFSPWLPVLGIVANLALIAKLPPTGIAVGVAVELLFIGAYLVWGGAPNVDELVRHAVEQQTQPLGTTGDGQAGAETPSELDTDVEAAGEESEDRYRVLVPMARINRAPDYVRLAATLANARDENPIVHVLNVTHIPDQTPYEMVQETAEKRADRLVERLDTVDVNAEYTVGGHISRDVGFDINETARSNEVDLILMGYPEEHYEIAESVEYNAPCDVLFAQNFDMGDSEQLDTINVGVGGGPHHESMLSLVGTLGRAGATVHVINVTPTGNNGTTEEMEETLDELPPDIAIERHEVTAESVADGVVDVAAENGGPLFIGASRTRLLKRWVLGSTPDQVIQRADAAGVPVIVYATPTGITGRLSEALTPLGRLTRRVFRRNQERDSATPVRSD, from the coding sequence ATGGTCGAGCATACCCGTACACTCGGATTCAAGGTTGCGTTCGCGCTCGGCCTCGGGACGATGATTGCCGCCGGTATCTTCTCGCTGTCCGGGACGGCGGTGGCGGCGGTGGGGAGCAGCGCGATTATCTCGTTCGTTATCGCGGCGGTCATCGCAAGTATCACGGCATACACCTACTCGGAGTTCGCCTCCATCTACAGCGAAAACGGCGGCGGGTATCTGTTTTCCTCGCGCACGTTCGAGGAGGACCGATTGCTGTTCGCCATCGGTTCCTCGTTGTTTCTCGGATATTGCGCGACCACGGCGTTCTACCTCGCCACCATGGGCGAGTGGTTTCACCAGTTCATCATTCCCCACGGCATACCGATTCCGCACGGCGGTATCGCCGTTCTCACCGCGATTCTCCTCGGCTACCTCAATTCGAAGGGGACCGAGGAGAGCGGCACGTTTCAGGTACTCGTAACGAGCGCGAAGGTGGCCGTTCTGGTGGTGTTCGTCGGCGGAGCCTTCGGAAGCGCTGGTCCGGCGGAAGCCATCGGTACGTTCACGACCGGATTTCAGAACGACGTCGGTGGCATCGTCTCCGTCGCCGCGGTCGCGTTCATCACGTTCTTCGGGTTCTCCGCCATCGCCGCCAGTGCGGGTGAAATCATCGAACCGCGAAAGACGGTCCCCAAAGCAATCGCCGCGAGTATTCTCACGGTGACGGTCCTCTACATCTTCGTCATCGTCGCCATGGTCAATTCGCCGATTCCCGCGGAGGTAGTCGCTCGGCAGGGCGAAACCGCCATGGGAAAGGTCGCCGCGGCGTTCCTAGGTTCGTTCGGAAAGTGGCTCATCGTCGCCGGTGCCATCTTCAGCATGGTGTCGGCGTCGAACGCCTCCATCCTGGCGGCGTCGGGTATCGGTTCGTTGATGGGGAAACAGGGCCAAGCACCCCGACGGTTTAGCCGCATTCATCCGACGTACGCCACCCCGTTCTGGAGCGTGATAACGACGACGGGGGTGATTTCGGCCCTCATCGTCGCCTTCATTACGCTGTTTCCCAGCGAGGGCGGGGTCGGCCCGCTTCACCTCGGCCTCAACGCGCTGACCGGGTTTGCGAACCTGAACCTGCTCGCCCCGTTGGCGGTCGTCAACGTCGCGCTCATCGCCTCTCGGCGTCGGTTCCCCGACCTCGAACGGCCCATCCGGGTCCCGTTCTCGCCGTGGTTGCCCGTGTTGGGAATCGTCGCCAATCTCGCGCTCATCGCCAAGTTGCCGCCGACGGGAATCGCGGTCGGCGTCGCCGTCGAACTGCTGTTCATCGGTGCGTATCTCGTCTGGGGCGGCGCGCCCAACGTGGACGAACTGGTCAGGCACGCCGTCGAACAACAGACGCAACCGCTCGGGACGACCGGAGACGGTCAAGCCGGAGCGGAGACGCCATCGGAACTCGATACCGACGTGGAGGCGGCAGGCGAGGAATCGGAAGACCGCTATCGCGTACTGGTACCGATGGCGCGCATCAACCGCGCCCCCGACTATGTTCGATTGGCGGCAACGCTGGCGAACGCACGCGACGAAAACCCCATCGTTCACGTCCTCAACGTCACACACATCCCCGACCAGACGCCGTACGAGATGGTCCAAGAGACCGCCGAAAAGCGAGCCGACCGACTCGTGGAGCGGCTCGACACCGTGGACGTGAACGCCGAGTATACCGTCGGCGGGCACATCTCACGGGACGTCGGGTTCGATATCAACGAGACCGCCCGCAGTAACGAGGTGGACCTCATCCTGATGGGATATCCCGAGGAACACTACGAAATCGCCGAGTCGGTCGAATACAACGCCCCCTGTGACGTCCTGTTCGCGCAGAACTTCGACATGGGGGATTCGGAGCAACTCGACACCATCAACGTCGGTGTGGGCGGCGGTCCGCACCACGAATCGATGCTCTCGCTCGTCGGAACCCTCGGGAGAGCGGGCGCAACGGTTCACGTCATCAACGTCACCCCGACCGGTAACAACGGGACGACGGAGGAGATGGAGGAAACCCTCGATGAACTGCCACCCGATATCGCCATCGAGCGCCACGAGGTCACGGCCGAAAGCGTCGCCGACGGAGTGGTCGACGTCGCCGCCGAGAACGGAGGCCCGTTGTTCATCGGGGCGTCACGGACGCGGTTGCTCAAACGATGGGTCCTCGGGTCGACTCCCGATCAAGTCATTCAGCGGGCCGACGCCGCCGGTGTCCCGGTCATCGTCTACGCGACCCCCACCGGTATCACCGGCCGTCTCAGTGAAGCGTTGACCCCGCTCGGTCGGCTTACTCGGCGAGTGTTCAGGCGAAACCAGGAACGAGATTCGGCCACGCCGGTTCGGTCGGACTGA
- a CDS encoding MBL fold metallo-hydrolase: MVQEITVEELRDKIDANGDVTLFDTRNPEDYADWHIAQAENVEYSGANDELVGDFDAHREELDADDEIITICATGSSAGQFAEWLEADGFENVLTVEGGMESWSMLYDVVPIATRNDDVEILQLQRRSKGCLGYVVGDRRTGEAAAIDVTRATETFKNAAAERGFDITHVFDTHIHADHISGGRRLADELGVPYHLGSPAATRDPEYDFDGVDPNDTVNVGDVDIKSVHTPGHTTGMTSWLIDDEALLTGDTLFVESIGRTELQFADADARDGARVQYATLQKVILSLPDHVKILPGHFSVTDDGEYVDVTPGMPMVTTVGSVRQTNEIVQLDEEEFVEHMFENLPSKPPNYETVIATNQGSYQPENVDEENELELGPNRCAATEDSVVADD; the protein is encoded by the coding sequence ATGGTTCAGGAAATCACGGTGGAGGAATTGCGAGATAAGATCGACGCGAACGGAGACGTTACCCTGTTTGATACGCGAAACCCTGAGGATTACGCGGACTGGCACATCGCCCAGGCCGAGAACGTCGAATATTCGGGCGCGAACGACGAACTGGTCGGCGACTTCGACGCCCACCGCGAGGAACTCGACGCCGACGACGAGATTATCACCATCTGTGCGACCGGCAGTTCGGCCGGACAGTTCGCCGAGTGGCTCGAAGCTGACGGGTTCGAGAACGTACTGACGGTCGAGGGCGGCATGGAATCCTGGAGCATGCTCTACGACGTCGTACCCATCGCAACGCGGAACGACGACGTGGAAATCCTCCAGTTACAGCGCCGTTCGAAGGGCTGTCTCGGCTACGTCGTCGGCGACAGGCGCACCGGCGAGGCCGCCGCCATCGACGTGACGCGCGCCACGGAGACGTTCAAGAACGCCGCCGCGGAGCGCGGGTTCGACATCACGCACGTCTTCGATACGCACATCCACGCCGACCACATCTCCGGCGGTCGCCGACTCGCCGACGAACTCGGCGTCCCGTACCACCTCGGTTCGCCCGCCGCGACGCGCGACCCCGAATACGACTTCGACGGCGTCGACCCGAACGACACGGTAAACGTCGGTGACGTCGATATCAAGTCGGTTCACACGCCCGGTCACACGACGGGCATGACCTCGTGGCTAATCGACGACGAGGCGCTGTTGACCGGCGACACCCTGTTCGTCGAGTCCATCGGCCGCACCGAACTCCAGTTCGCCGACGCCGACGCGCGCGACGGGGCACGCGTCCAGTACGCGACGCTCCAGAAGGTCATCCTGTCCCTTCCCGACCACGTGAAGATTCTCCCGGGCCACTTCTCGGTCACCGACGACGGCGAGTACGTGGACGTCACGCCCGGCATGCCGATGGTCACGACGGTCGGCTCCGTTCGGCAGACCAACGAAATCGTCCAGTTGGACGAGGAGGAATTCGTCGAGCACATGTTCGAGAACCTTCCATCGAAGCCGCCGAACTACGAGACGGTCATCGCCACGAACCAGGGTAGCTACCAACCGGAAAACGTCGATGAGGAGAACGAACTCGAACTGGGACCGAACCGCTGTGCGGCGACCGAAGACAGCGTGGTCGCCGACGACTAA